One window of the Streptomyces sp. TS71-3 genome contains the following:
- a CDS encoding lasso peptide biosynthesis PqqD family chaperone, whose amino-acid sequence MGEWFVVLPDSDRALPAARALLPRADDIVEHASGRPWLVGHWPDGRVTVAAAGSARVAVIGFCPLSAASLSRRLAGVRSVEGAQAVVSAAPGCFHLVASVGGRVRAQGSLASVRRMVHCRFRGAAIGADSARVLARLTGADWDPAWLALRLALRTTPFPLHESTPWRGVRAVPGDHWLALEPDGSASTRRRWTPPDPALALAEGAPLVREALAAAVAARTAESGTVSVDLSDGVEAAGLAFLAARGPAELVTHRWAEPGPGGEHVRYASLVAATLPAARHRAAPLAAMAPEFAGLGPDAPSADLDEPFAWLRGRARLAELARAMAAEGSRVHLAGHGGQELFRPGGTYVHDLVRTRPGTALRHLHGLRAGSRGPWAATLRALADCRSPAREMRDHAAALTAPWPGGSGTAFTWSPPPRLPGWVTGDAADAARGLLLAAAREPVAPLAAQRAQHEALLRARATGAAARLADRLTMAGRMRFTLPYLDDEVLGAVLAVRLEERCPPREFKPLLAAALRGAVPEGLLLRAPEGEPGFGRSAEAAAGLLRHRAELLALFDGSELARHGLVDDAEVRQALLRPGAGPPGAAELDATLACESWLRALAAEQRTARPAERVPVGLRPAAVPSGIPRPGTRRPAAGAGRPGRRVPRPAGAPLTLYPHVSAVATAGGMVLWDRATGRYWQLNASAALVVRTLLDGANPEEAAGHLAATHPPAAPHAKQDVAGLLAQLHSARLAVPSGRAEHRP is encoded by the coding sequence ATGGGTGAGTGGTTCGTGGTCCTGCCCGACAGCGACCGCGCCCTGCCCGCGGCCCGCGCGCTGCTGCCGCGCGCGGACGACATCGTCGAGCACGCCTCGGGGCGGCCCTGGCTGGTGGGCCACTGGCCGGACGGCCGGGTGACGGTCGCCGCGGCCGGTTCGGCGCGGGTGGCGGTGATCGGCTTCTGCCCCCTCTCCGCCGCGTCGTTGAGCAGGCGGCTGGCCGGGGTGCGGTCGGTGGAGGGAGCACAGGCGGTGGTCTCCGCGGCGCCGGGCTGCTTCCATCTGGTCGCGTCGGTGGGCGGCCGGGTGCGCGCCCAGGGGTCGCTGGCGTCGGTGCGGCGGATGGTGCACTGCCGGTTCCGCGGGGCGGCGATCGGCGCGGACTCGGCGCGCGTCCTGGCCCGGCTGACCGGTGCCGACTGGGACCCGGCGTGGCTGGCGTTACGTCTCGCGCTGCGCACCACACCGTTCCCGCTCCACGAGTCGACGCCCTGGCGCGGGGTCCGCGCGGTGCCCGGGGACCACTGGCTGGCGCTGGAACCGGACGGCTCCGCGAGCACCCGGCGCCGCTGGACGCCCCCGGATCCGGCGCTCGCGCTGGCGGAGGGCGCACCGCTGGTGCGGGAGGCGCTGGCCGCGGCGGTGGCCGCCCGAACCGCCGAGTCGGGCACGGTCAGCGTCGACCTGTCGGACGGCGTGGAGGCCGCGGGCCTCGCCTTCCTGGCCGCCCGGGGGCCGGCCGAACTGGTCACCCACCGCTGGGCGGAGCCGGGCCCGGGCGGCGAACACGTCCGGTACGCCTCGCTGGTCGCCGCTACCCTGCCCGCAGCCCGGCACCGGGCCGCCCCCCTCGCGGCCATGGCGCCGGAGTTCGCCGGCCTCGGCCCCGACGCGCCCTCGGCCGACCTGGACGAGCCGTTCGCCTGGCTGCGCGGCCGGGCGCGGCTCGCCGAACTGGCGCGCGCCATGGCGGCCGAGGGCTCCCGGGTGCACCTGGCCGGGCACGGCGGCCAGGAACTGTTCCGGCCGGGCGGCACCTACGTGCACGATCTGGTGCGGACACGTCCGGGCACCGCCCTGCGGCACCTGCACGGCTTGCGCGCCGGATCCCGGGGGCCGTGGGCCGCCACGCTGCGGGCGCTGGCGGACTGCCGCAGCCCGGCCCGGGAGATGCGCGACCACGCCGCCGCCCTCACCGCGCCCTGGCCGGGCGGATCGGGAACCGCGTTCACATGGTCGCCGCCGCCGCGGCTGCCCGGGTGGGTGACGGGAGACGCCGCCGACGCCGCCCGCGGGCTGCTGCTCGCCGCGGCCCGCGAGCCGGTGGCACCGCTGGCCGCCCAACGCGCCCAGCACGAGGCGCTGCTGAGGGCCCGCGCGACGGGCGCCGCGGCCCGCCTGGCCGACCGCCTGACCATGGCCGGCCGGATGCGGTTCACCCTGCCGTACCTGGACGACGAGGTGCTCGGCGCGGTGCTGGCGGTGCGCCTGGAGGAGCGCTGCCCGCCCCGGGAGTTCAAGCCGCTGCTGGCCGCGGCCCTGCGCGGCGCCGTCCCCGAGGGGTTGCTGCTCCGGGCGCCAGAGGGCGAGCCGGGCTTCGGGCGGTCCGCGGAGGCGGCGGCCGGACTGCTCCGGCACCGGGCCGAGTTGCTGGCGCTGTTCGACGGTTCGGAGCTGGCCCGGCACGGCCTCGTCGACGACGCGGAGGTACGGCAGGCGCTGCTCCGGCCGGGCGCCGGCCCGCCCGGCGCCGCGGAGCTGGACGCGACGCTGGCCTGCGAGAGCTGGTTGCGCGCCCTCGCCGCCGAGCAGCGCACGGCCCGGCCCGCGGAGCGCGTCCCCGTCGGCCTTCGCCCCGCAGCCGTGCCCTCCGGCATCCCGCGCCCCGGCACGCGGCGACCGGCGGCCGGCGCGGGCCGTCCCGGGCGCCGGGTCCCCCGGCCGGCCGGGGCCCCGCTCACCCTGTACCCGCACGTCAGCGCGGTGGCCACGGCGGGCGGGATGGTGCTGTGGGACCGCGCCACCGGACGTTACTGGCAGCTCAACGCCAGCGCGGCGCTGGTGGTGCGGACGCTGCTCGACGGCGCGAACCCGGAGGAGGCCGCCGGCCACCTGGCCGCCACGCACCCGCCGGCCGCCCCGCACGCCAAGCAGGACGTGGCCGGTCTCCTCGCGCAACTGCACAGCGCGCGCCTGGCCGTACCGTCCGGGCGGGCGGAGCACCGGCCATGA
- a CDS encoding ABATE domain-containing protein: MEHAFVCGNPALDFLVTLRARRTARLEVLTSPGRLVDWHVESGLVDSVTACHEFDLQQAVGVREAIYELVGARRAGQEYGAQALALVNGAARVPAATPQLTPSGRWTQATAVEALSLVARHAVELLGGPDVPLLKECGNPECTRIYIDRSRGMRRQWCGMESCGNKIKAAAYRARKKQTGAAALA; the protein is encoded by the coding sequence ATGGAGCATGCGTTTGTCTGCGGCAACCCCGCGCTCGACTTCCTGGTGACGCTCCGGGCCCGCCGTACGGCGCGCCTGGAGGTTCTCACATCGCCCGGCAGGCTCGTCGACTGGCACGTGGAGTCAGGGCTCGTCGACTCCGTCACGGCATGCCACGAGTTCGACCTCCAGCAGGCGGTGGGGGTGCGCGAGGCGATCTACGAGCTGGTGGGCGCCCGGCGGGCCGGTCAGGAGTACGGTGCGCAGGCGCTCGCCCTGGTGAACGGCGCGGCCCGGGTGCCCGCCGCGACACCGCAGCTCACCCCCTCCGGACGGTGGACGCAGGCGACCGCCGTGGAGGCCCTCTCCCTGGTGGCGCGGCACGCCGTCGAACTCCTCGGCGGGCCCGACGTCCCGCTGCTCAAGGAGTGCGGCAACCCCGAGTGCACCCGGATCTACATCGACCGCTCGCGCGGCATGCGCCGGCAGTGGTGCGGCATGGAGTCCTGCGGCAACAAGATCAAGGCGGCGGCGTACCGGGCGCGCAAGAAGCAGACCGGAGCGGCGGCGCTCGCCTGA
- a CDS encoding LLM class flavin-dependent oxidoreductase codes for MSPEFLWYIPNTVEPGHRGDDTKDGWGTLDFSTELARAAEDHGWGGALIGTGWGRPDTFTVATALAARTTTFKPLVAVRPGYWRPAHFASAAATLDRLSGGRLLINIVSGLDNGGAYGDGQGDPARRYDRTKEFLQLVRRLWTEENVTFRGEFFGVEGSTLSPRPFGADDGRTPRLYFGGASEAAERVSATEADVQLFWGEPLEGVAERIDRLRSLSAILGRTHAPLEFGLRITTLVRDTTEQAWHDAEAKVARMADRSGSLLSGPRRRAVGQRRLHDLAERGEVLDSCLYTAPGRFGGGGAGTTWLVGSPDDVATALRRYGELGITHFVLSDTPYKPEVVRIGDQLLGRLRERVPN; via the coding sequence ATGAGCCCGGAATTCCTCTGGTACATCCCCAACACCGTCGAGCCCGGCCACCGCGGCGACGACACGAAGGACGGGTGGGGAACCCTCGACTTCTCCACCGAACTGGCCCGTGCCGCCGAGGACCACGGCTGGGGCGGTGCCCTCATCGGCACCGGCTGGGGCCGCCCGGACACGTTCACCGTGGCCACCGCCCTCGCGGCGCGCACCACCACGTTCAAGCCCCTGGTGGCGGTGCGCCCCGGATACTGGCGCCCCGCGCACTTCGCCAGCGCCGCGGCCACGCTCGACCGGCTCAGCGGCGGCCGGCTGCTCATCAACATCGTCAGCGGCCTGGACAACGGCGGCGCGTACGGGGACGGGCAGGGCGACCCGGCCCGCCGCTACGACCGCACGAAGGAGTTCCTCCAGCTCGTGCGGCGGCTGTGGACCGAGGAGAACGTGACGTTCCGGGGGGAGTTCTTCGGCGTCGAGGGCTCGACGCTGAGCCCGCGGCCCTTCGGCGCCGACGACGGGCGCACCCCGCGGCTCTACTTCGGCGGCGCCTCGGAGGCGGCGGAGCGGGTCTCGGCCACGGAGGCCGACGTCCAGTTGTTCTGGGGAGAGCCGCTTGAGGGCGTGGCCGAGCGGATCGACCGCCTCAGGTCGCTGAGCGCGATCCTCGGACGGACCCACGCCCCGCTGGAGTTCGGCCTGCGGATCACGACCCTGGTCCGCGACACGACCGAGCAGGCCTGGCACGACGCCGAGGCGAAGGTCGCGAGGATGGCCGACCGGAGCGGTTCCCTGCTGTCCGGCCCGCGGCGCCGGGCGGTCGGCCAGCGGCGGCTGCACGATCTCGCGGAGCGCGGCGAGGTGCTCGACTCCTGCCTCTACACCGCTCCCGGACGCTTCGGAGGCGGCGGCGCGGGCACCACCTGGCTGGTCGGCTCCCCGGACGACGTCGCCACGGCCCTGCGGAGGTACGGCGAGCTGGGCATCACCCACTTCGTGCTCTCCGACACCCCCTACAAGCCGGAGGTCGTCCGCATCGGCGACCAGCTGCTCGGACGGCTCCGCGAACGGGTGCCGAACTGA
- a CDS encoding putative leader peptide, with amino-acid sequence MRLTARLHVDLSRSASALCRCCRPAHRPGA; translated from the coding sequence ATGCGACTGACCGCTCGCCTTCATGTCGACCTGAGCAGGTCGGCCAGCGCGCTGTGTCGTTGCTGTCGCCCGGCGCACCGGCCCGGCGCCTGA
- a CDS encoding NAD(P)H-dependent oxidoreductase has protein sequence MNVLWILAHPDARSLNGSLHRAGVDALTEAGHHVEVSDLYAMKWNPVVDRQDYDPDHGVEDSACDMAGGERLRVDRASQRALEEGTLSPDILAEQARLDRADLVVVQFPLWWGGVPAILKGWIDRVFVRGYAYGIPDPDRPGRSLRYGAGGLAGKRALAVVTVGAASDGYGPRGIDGSFDEVLFPLLHGTLFYTGMSVLPPVVVYGANHLSDERYRAAAADLRTRLAEAETAQPTYRTQNSGDYDDAMVLRPHVADGGSGLGAHRA, from the coding sequence ATGAACGTGCTCTGGATCCTGGCCCACCCCGACGCCCGGTCGCTGAACGGCTCCCTGCACCGCGCGGGGGTGGACGCGCTGACGGAAGCCGGTCACCACGTCGAGGTGTCCGACCTGTACGCCATGAAGTGGAATCCCGTGGTCGACCGGCAGGACTACGACCCGGACCACGGAGTGGAAGACTCCGCATGCGACATGGCCGGCGGCGAGCGGTTGCGCGTCGACCGGGCCTCGCAACGGGCCCTGGAGGAAGGCACCCTCAGCCCCGACATCCTCGCCGAGCAGGCCAGGCTCGACCGCGCCGATCTGGTCGTGGTGCAGTTCCCCCTGTGGTGGGGCGGGGTGCCCGCCATCCTCAAGGGCTGGATCGACCGCGTCTTCGTGCGCGGTTACGCCTACGGCATCCCCGATCCCGACCGGCCCGGACGCAGCCTGCGGTACGGGGCCGGGGGACTGGCGGGCAAGCGCGCGCTCGCCGTGGTGACGGTCGGCGCCGCCTCCGACGGCTACGGGCCGCGCGGCATCGACGGCTCCTTCGACGAGGTGCTGTTCCCGCTGCTGCACGGCACGCTCTTCTACACGGGCATGTCCGTCCTGCCGCCCGTCGTGGTCTACGGCGCCAACCACCTGTCAGACGAGCGCTACCGCGCCGCCGCCGCGGACCTCCGCACGCGCCTCGCCGAGGCGGAGACCGCGCAGCCCACGTACCGCACGCAGAACAGCGGCGACTACGACGACGCCATGGTGCTGCGGCCCCACGTGGCGGACGGCGGCAGCGGGCTGGGCGCGCACCGCGCATAA